A DNA window from Tenuifilaceae bacterium CYCD contains the following coding sequences:
- a CDS encoding SusC/RagA family TonB-linked outer membrane protein, whose protein sequence is MQAQTVRITGTITSSEDGMPLPGVSVIVKGTTIGGATDANGKYEINAPADAQILTFSFVGFKVQDIAIAGRAIIDVVLQSESVEMQEVVVTALGITREKKALGYTVQGVSGDDVVKAGNPNVMTALSGKVAGVEIRQSSGMPGAPSTVLIRGARSFSGTNTPLYVIDGMPISSESDYTSNVTGTAYSNRAMDIDPNDIESINVLKGQAAAALYGLRASNGVIIITTKKGKGAQVGTPVVNFSSSVTIDKVSLMPELQTTYAQGSGFNFKAANSFSWGPKVTDLPNDPTYGGNSNGHPGQFFDPYKAMWVTPKAYKNAENFYDKNGLTFVNSIIISNATSMGNYSIGLGSTNQSGIIDRTGMDRYTAKMGGDFKLTDKWNMGFSGNYSDISMKKLPSGNDSWLFTVYGAPPSYDLNGGAYHQDGTFGKYRQISYRRGAVGVNPYWAIYNNHYYESTKRFFGNAYLEFKPAKWATIKYQIGIDTYGTDNEMYKEMGYGNLPTAAQYTSPTKPTFTYLEPTGGEIHNYGLNRRVINSLLTVSLTHSFTQELNGNLLFGTELDDNQSEFYSAYGTGFTTPGWNNLSNTNTQQSDYDEYHRRTGGVFANLGLDYKGMLFFNATGRYDKVSSMPRDNRGFFYPSASLGFLFTELEPIKGNTILSYGKVRASYAEVGQAADQYSPSPVYVTGGGTSGFLDYGISYPFNGVSGYKLTSTLYDPNLKPQNTSTVELGVELKFLNNRVGLDYSYYNQKASDQIFPVPLAGSTGYSELYMNAGEMVTNGHEIILTASPVKTSNLEWDLSLNFTKSVTEVKKLAEGVESISLGGYETPNIRASAGDSYPTIYGERFARDDQGRILVDDNGLPMVGQFGKIGDVSPDFIVGLNNSFTIMKYVNVSAQLEWKQGGEMYSGSNRLIGLYGTAKFTEDRETPFIYKGYKSDGTPNDIERGGSADNTAYEELYNTLEAIPEAWIEETSFIKLREVAISFNIPSKYLSPLKIKNASIGFVTRNILLWAAMDNFDPETSQGQGNMQGGMDYMSLPQTTSYGFNLNLTF, encoded by the coding sequence GTGCAAGCGCAAACAGTAAGAATTACCGGAACAATTACTAGTTCCGAGGATGGAATGCCGCTTCCGGGTGTTTCAGTTATTGTAAAAGGTACAACCATTGGTGGAGCAACCGATGCCAATGGTAAGTACGAAATCAATGCTCCTGCAGATGCTCAAATCCTAACTTTTAGTTTTGTTGGTTTTAAAGTTCAGGACATCGCTATTGCAGGACGTGCAATTATTGATGTTGTTCTACAATCTGAGTCTGTTGAGATGCAAGAGGTTGTTGTGACAGCATTGGGTATAACCAGAGAAAAGAAGGCTCTTGGTTATACTGTTCAAGGAGTTTCTGGGGATGATGTTGTAAAAGCAGGGAACCCCAATGTTATGACAGCATTATCTGGAAAGGTTGCTGGTGTTGAGATTAGACAATCTTCAGGTATGCCAGGAGCTCCATCTACAGTTTTGATTAGAGGTGCTCGTTCTTTTAGTGGAACTAATACTCCATTGTATGTAATTGATGGTATGCCAATTTCTAGTGAGAGCGATTATACTTCAAATGTCACTGGAACGGCTTATTCCAATAGAGCGATGGATATTGATCCCAATGATATTGAATCTATTAACGTTTTAAAGGGACAGGCAGCTGCCGCTCTTTATGGTTTAAGAGCATCAAATGGTGTTATTATTATTACAACAAAAAAAGGTAAGGGCGCTCAGGTTGGTACTCCTGTAGTTAATTTTTCATCTAGTGTTACAATTGATAAGGTGTCTTTAATGCCAGAGTTGCAAACAACGTATGCGCAGGGATCCGGGTTTAATTTTAAAGCCGCCAATTCATTCTCATGGGGTCCTAAAGTTACAGATCTACCTAATGATCCCACTTATGGAGGTAATTCAAATGGACATCCAGGACAGTTTTTTGATCCATATAAGGCTATGTGGGTTACTCCAAAGGCTTACAAAAATGCTGAAAATTTCTATGATAAGAATGGATTAACCTTTGTTAATAGCATTATTATTTCTAATGCAACGTCAATGGGGAATTACTCTATTGGTTTAGGTAGTACTAACCAGTCAGGTATTATCGATAGAACTGGAATGGATAGATATACTGCCAAAATGGGAGGCGATTTCAAGTTAACAGATAAGTGGAATATGGGTTTTTCTGGAAACTACTCTGATATTTCAATGAAAAAACTACCTTCAGGTAACGATAGTTGGTTGTTTACTGTTTATGGTGCTCCTCCTTCATACGATCTTAATGGTGGCGCTTACCATCAGGATGGTACTTTTGGTAAGTACAGACAAATAAGTTATAGACGTGGTGCTGTTGGTGTGAACCCATACTGGGCTATCTATAACAACCATTACTATGAATCTACTAAACGTTTCTTTGGTAATGCTTATTTGGAATTTAAACCTGCAAAATGGGCTACTATTAAATATCAAATAGGTATTGATACCTATGGAACTGATAATGAGATGTACAAGGAGATGGGATATGGTAACTTGCCTACTGCTGCTCAATATACAAGTCCTACAAAACCTACTTTTACTTATCTGGAACCAACTGGTGGAGAAATACATAATTATGGATTAAATCGTAGGGTAATTAACTCTTTGTTAACGGTTTCATTAACCCATAGTTTCACCCAAGAGTTGAATGGTAATTTATTATTCGGTACAGAACTTGATGATAACCAAAGTGAATTCTATTCTGCTTATGGCACAGGATTTACTACACCAGGATGGAATAACCTGTCGAATACAAACACACAACAGTCCGATTATGATGAATACCATAGAAGAACTGGTGGTGTTTTTGCCAATTTAGGATTGGATTACAAAGGAATGCTATTTTTTAACGCAACTGGGCGTTATGATAAAGTTTCTTCAATGCCAAGAGATAATAGAGGATTTTTCTATCCATCTGCTTCTTTAGGCTTTTTATTTACTGAACTTGAACCAATCAAGGGGAATACTATTTTATCTTATGGAAAGGTGCGCGCATCGTATGCAGAGGTAGGACAAGCTGCTGATCAGTATTCTCCAAGCCCAGTTTATGTTACGGGTGGTGGTACTAGTGGTTTCCTTGATTATGGAATATCATATCCGTTTAATGGCGTATCGGGCTATAAATTAACTAGCACTCTATACGATCCCAATCTAAAGCCTCAGAATACATCCACTGTTGAGTTAGGCGTTGAATTAAAGTTTTTAAATAATAGAGTTGGCTTGGATTATAGTTACTACAACCAAAAGGCAAGTGATCAAATCTTCCCTGTGCCTCTTGCTGGTTCAACAGGTTATTCTGAACTATATATGAATGCTGGGGAAATGGTAACTAATGGTCATGAAATCATACTAACAGCTAGCCCAGTTAAAACTTCTAATTTGGAGTGGGATTTGTCTTTGAATTTCACAAAGAGCGTTACTGAAGTTAAAAAACTTGCAGAAGGCGTTGAGAGTATTAGCCTTGGAGGATATGAAACTCCAAATATTAGAGCATCCGCAGGTGATTCTTATCCAACGATTTATGGTGAGCGCTTTGCACGTGATGATCAGGGACGTATCTTGGTTGATGATAATGGTTTACCAATGGTTGGCCAATTTGGAAAGATTGGTGATGTTTCTCCAGATTTTATAGTTGGTTTGAATAATAGTTTTACGATAATGAAGTATGTTAATGTTTCTGCTCAACTTGAATGGAAACAAGGTGGAGAAATGTACTCTGGAAGTAATAGATTGATCGGCCTTTATGGTACAGCCAAATTTACTGAAGACCGTGAAACGCCATTTATTTATAAAGGTTATAAGTCTGATGGAACTCCCAATGATATAGAAAGAGGTGGTAGTGCAGATAATACTGCGTATGAGGAATTGTATAACACTTTAGAAGCAATACCCGAAGCATGGATTGAAGAAACTTCTTTTATTAAACTTAGAGAAGTTGCCATTTCTTTTAATATTCCTTCTAAGTATTTATCTCCGCTTAAGATAAAGAATGCATCTATTGGATTTGTAACCAGAAATATATTGCTTTGGGCTGCTATGGATAATTTTGACCCTGAAACCTCTCAAGGTCAAGGCAATATGCAAGGAGGTATGGATTATATGTCATTACCTCAGACTACATCCTATGGATTTAATTTAAATCTTACTTTCTAA
- a CDS encoding peptidase M16 produces the protein MSNGLTVIINEDHRTPSVFGSIVVRTGSVDEPSDATGLAHYLEHMMFKGSTNVGTTNWSEEKEHYNKIIELYDQLGQVPEEGREAIQQKINEESLLAGQYTINNEFSNMIQAIGGTSLNAATGYDFTYYHNVFPSFQLKKWLELNADRFENPVFRGFQAELETVYEEKNMYSDNPYSVLFEEFSKNMYGDNNPYARSIVGLTEHLKTPSLRKLTEFYNTYYTPSNMALVLSGDVNVELAKNLIDLTLGKLKYKEPAKRNVYSDLSIESSRTVKTKLTPMPMLIIGYAGASASSVDGYKLEVLQGVLSNSNKTGLLDKLMLDGDIQSASVSLNSFRQSGMISFVGVPVYDRAQMRFGSLSKVKSNISKVVDQLKSGDIEDWLVQSVKDDLVMGGELSKESNLEYGMMLVNAFGNDVSIEDVEKYIENIKAVTKDDVVAMAQKYFGKACLTLESMTGEPKKDKISKPNYKPIVPATGKTSDFAANWLSEKVDVPAFKPIDFSKDFSKTELVPGVTLFHTENPDNNIFSLTIKFGVGSTVIPELDFCVSLMNRAGIMALYTPIELKKAFGQLGCVVNFYNDKSYTYVTMRGKESSLARACQLLSKSCLMPSIDEKQMNSLLGRELGQRSIESKDKDAQADALREYLKYGEQSSYINRLTNSEISQLTVSKLAAGFIKASQYEATVHYTGHYSSDVVKNILIKNLVFQSNLKASKSPVETPTLSYDKTTIYLLNNKNARQSDVFLFVQGDDYQLGQKVTYDAFNQYFGGGFNGLVLQELRELRSFAYTASANYSIPKVAGRKADFNGYIGTQGDKTVDAVSEFLSLIQDMPTHPERIDNIKEYLNQANLSASPSIRQRTMLVENWILSGYSKDPRVEWTSGYKNLTFGDVENFYNQKLKNKPIAVAIVANTKNIDKKKLDSLGKVVNIDVAKLFKY, from the coding sequence TTGAGCAATGGTCTGACAGTTATTATAAATGAGGATCATCGAACTCCATCCGTATTTGGCAGTATTGTAGTTCGAACAGGGTCGGTTGATGAGCCTAGCGATGCAACAGGCCTTGCCCATTACTTAGAACATATGATGTTTAAAGGATCCACCAATGTAGGAACTACTAATTGGTCAGAAGAAAAAGAACATTACAATAAAATTATTGAATTGTATGATCAACTTGGACAAGTTCCTGAGGAAGGACGAGAGGCCATTCAGCAGAAAATTAACGAGGAATCGTTGTTGGCAGGACAATATACCATTAATAATGAATTCAGCAACATGATTCAAGCAATTGGTGGAACATCACTAAATGCCGCAACCGGTTATGATTTTACTTATTATCATAATGTGTTTCCATCCTTTCAGTTGAAAAAATGGTTAGAACTTAATGCTGATAGATTTGAGAATCCTGTTTTTAGAGGCTTTCAGGCAGAATTGGAGACAGTTTATGAGGAAAAGAATATGTATAGTGATAATCCATACAGTGTTCTTTTCGAGGAGTTCTCAAAGAATATGTATGGCGATAATAATCCCTACGCTAGGTCTATTGTTGGGCTTACAGAACACCTCAAAACCCCTTCCTTGAGGAAGTTGACCGAGTTCTACAATACTTATTATACCCCTTCCAATATGGCGCTAGTGCTTTCAGGCGATGTAAATGTTGAATTAGCAAAGAATTTAATTGACTTAACTTTAGGGAAATTGAAATACAAAGAGCCTGCAAAGCGTAACGTTTATTCTGATTTAAGTATTGAGTCAAGTAGAACTGTTAAAACAAAATTAACCCCAATGCCTATGCTTATAATTGGATATGCTGGGGCGTCTGCTTCATCAGTGGATGGATATAAATTAGAGGTATTACAAGGCGTGCTGAGTAATAGTAATAAAACAGGTCTGCTCGATAAACTTATGTTGGATGGAGATATTCAGAGCGCTTCCGTTTCTTTAAATTCTTTCCGCCAGTCAGGAATGATCTCTTTCGTAGGTGTTCCAGTATACGATAGGGCACAGATGCGTTTTGGCTCTTTATCTAAGGTGAAATCAAATATTTCGAAGGTGGTAGACCAATTGAAGAGTGGCGATATAGAGGATTGGCTCGTTCAGTCGGTTAAGGATGACCTTGTTATGGGCGGAGAGTTGAGCAAGGAGTCCAATTTAGAGTATGGTATGATGTTAGTGAATGCTTTTGGTAACGATGTTTCAATTGAGGATGTTGAAAAGTATATTGAAAATATAAAGGCTGTTACCAAGGATGATGTGGTTGCTATGGCGCAAAAGTATTTTGGCAAAGCTTGTTTAACCCTAGAGTCGATGACTGGTGAACCTAAAAAAGATAAAATATCAAAACCTAACTATAAGCCAATTGTCCCCGCTACAGGTAAAACATCTGATTTTGCAGCTAACTGGTTGTCCGAAAAAGTTGATGTTCCCGCTTTCAAACCCATCGATTTCTCAAAGGATTTTTCTAAAACAGAATTGGTACCGGGCGTAACTCTGTTCCATACGGAAAATCCTGATAACAATATTTTCTCACTTACTATCAAGTTTGGGGTGGGGAGTACTGTTATTCCTGAATTGGATTTTTGCGTAAGCCTGATGAACAGAGCAGGTATTATGGCGCTATATACTCCTATTGAACTTAAAAAGGCATTCGGACAGTTGGGGTGTGTCGTTAATTTCTATAATGACAAAAGCTATACCTATGTTACGATGAGAGGTAAGGAATCAAGTTTGGCGAGAGCTTGCCAACTTTTGTCGAAGAGTTGTTTAATGCCGTCTATCGACGAGAAGCAGATGAATAGTTTATTGGGAAGAGAGTTAGGACAGCGTAGTATTGAATCTAAGGACAAGGATGCTCAGGCAGATGCGTTGAGGGAATACCTTAAGTATGGTGAACAATCGTCATATATTAATAGATTGACCAATTCTGAGATTTCTCAGTTGACTGTTTCTAAACTTGCAGCAGGATTTATTAAAGCATCGCAGTATGAAGCAACAGTCCACTATACCGGGCATTATTCTTCGGATGTGGTAAAGAATATTTTAATTAAGAATTTAGTTTTTCAATCTAATTTGAAGGCTAGTAAATCGCCTGTTGAAACGCCTACTTTGAGTTATGATAAAACAACTATCTATTTGCTTAACAACAAGAATGCGCGTCAGAGTGATGTGTTTCTATTTGTGCAAGGCGATGATTATCAGTTAGGCCAAAAAGTGACGTACGATGCCTTCAACCAATATTTTGGGGGTGGATTTAACGGTTTGGTATTACAGGAACTTCGAGAACTCAGATCTTTTGCGTATACTGCTAGCGCAAATTACAGTATCCCTAAGGTCGCTGGTAGAAAGGCCGATTTTAATGGTTACATTGGTACGCAAGGCGACAAAACGGTTGATGCTGTATCTGAATTTTTAAGTTTGATTCAAGATATGCCGACTCATCCCGAAAGAATAGATAATATTAAGGAATATCTAAATCAAGCGAACCTTTCGGCGTCGCCTTCAATTAGACAACGAACAATGTTAGTGGAGAACTGGATTCTATCAGGTTATTCTAAAGACCCTAGAGTTGAGTGGACAAGTGGCTATAAAAACTTGACATTCGGAGATGTGGAGAATTTTTATAACCAGAAATTGAAGAACAAGCCTATTGCTGTTGCCATTGTTGCTAATACAAAGAATATTGATAAGAAAAAATTAGATTCGCTAGGAAAGGTTGTCAATATAGATGTTGCCAAACTGTTCAAGTATTAG